In the genome of Gloeotrichia echinulata CP02, one region contains:
- a CDS encoding histone deacetylase, whose product MDLPIIYHPDYIAPLPPGHRFPMPKFRLLYELLLADGVAQSEQFHTPERPPLELIELIHTADYVKAYCEGILDPKAQRRIGLPWSPALANRTCVAVGGTILTAKLALNQGLACNTAGGTHHAFPGHGSGFCIFNDLAIASRVLQKLGLVQKILIVDLDVHQGDGTAFIFQDDESVFTFSMHCEINFPGTKQKSDLDVPLTAGMEDDAYLQTLDKYLPDLLSYVKPDLIFYDAGVDPHIGDRLGKLALTDTGIFRREMQVLSTCVSAGYPVACVIGGGYADDMKSLVWRHSLVHRAASEVYRQYRL is encoded by the coding sequence ATGGATCTGCCAATTATTTACCACCCAGATTATATTGCGCCACTACCTCCAGGTCATCGCTTCCCGATGCCTAAATTCAGGCTACTCTATGAATTGCTGTTGGCTGATGGAGTCGCGCAAAGCGAACAATTCCATACCCCAGAACGTCCACCGCTAGAGTTAATCGAGTTAATTCACACCGCAGATTATGTTAAAGCTTACTGTGAGGGTATCCTAGACCCCAAAGCACAGCGCCGTATTGGACTACCTTGGAGTCCGGCACTAGCGAATCGTACTTGTGTAGCGGTTGGTGGTACGATACTTACTGCCAAGCTAGCTTTAAATCAAGGTTTAGCTTGTAATACTGCTGGTGGTACTCATCATGCTTTTCCTGGTCATGGGTCTGGTTTTTGTATTTTCAACGATTTAGCGATCGCATCCCGCGTTTTACAAAAACTCGGACTTGTCCAAAAAATCCTGATTGTGGATTTGGATGTCCATCAAGGGGATGGTACTGCTTTTATTTTTCAAGACGATGAAAGTGTTTTTACCTTCTCTATGCACTGCGAAATTAATTTTCCCGGTACCAAACAAAAAAGCGATTTGGATGTTCCCCTCACAGCAGGAATGGAAGATGATGCCTATTTGCAAACTTTGGACAAATATTTACCAGATTTATTATCTTATGTCAAGCCAGATTTAATTTTTTATGATGCGGGTGTGGACCCCCATATAGGCGATCGCCTGGGAAAATTAGCTTTAACTGATACTGGCATTTTTCGTCGAGAAATGCAGGTTTTAAGTACCTGTGTTAGCGCTGGTTATCCTGTAGCTTGCGTGATTGGTGGGGGTTATGCTGATGATATGAAATCTCTTGTTTGGCGCCATTCTTTAGTACATCGAGCAGCGAGTGAAGTTTATCGACAATATAGATTGTAA